In Hahella sp. KA22, one genomic interval encodes:
- a CDS encoding GNAT family N-acetyltransferase has product MEIKLYSVIHKQDCLRIFDSNLDKYFAPHEKEQFDEFLDSVTQADDNLYYVALLDGLLVGCGGLRLYQDTVYLSWGMLTRTKHKTGLGEKLLQHRLEQATRLHHGKEIVIETSQHTQGFFARYGFAIEKSEIDGFGEGIDKVTMRLSDQIHSK; this is encoded by the coding sequence ATGGAAATCAAACTTTATTCCGTTATCCACAAACAAGATTGCCTCCGTATTTTTGACAGCAATCTCGACAAATATTTCGCGCCTCATGAAAAAGAACAATTCGATGAGTTCCTCGATAGCGTGACCCAGGCTGACGATAATCTGTATTACGTCGCCCTATTGGATGGCCTGCTCGTGGGATGCGGCGGACTACGCCTCTATCAGGATACGGTCTATTTATCCTGGGGCATGCTCACCCGAACAAAACATAAAACAGGGCTGGGTGAAAAACTGTTACAACATCGGCTGGAGCAAGCAACACGCCTGCATCATGGAAAAGAGATTGTGATTGAAACATCACAACACACCCAAGGCTTCTTCGCCCGCTATGGCTTTGCGATAGAAAAATCAGAGATTGACGGATTTGGCGAGGGTATCGATAAAGTCACGATGCGTCTGAGCGATCAGATACATTCGAAGTAA
- a CDS encoding PEP-CTERM sorting domain-containing protein (PEP-CTERM proteins occur, often in large numbers, in the proteomes of bacteria that also encode an exosortase, a predicted intramembrane cysteine proteinase. The presence of a PEP-CTERM domain at a protein's C-terminus predicts cleavage within the sorting domain, followed by covalent anchoring to some some component of the (usually Gram-negative) cell surface. Many PEP-CTERM proteins exhibit an unusual sequence composition that includes large numbers of potential glycosylation sites. Expression of one such protein has been shown restore the ability of a bacterium to form floc, a type of biofilm.) — translation MKLTTVFLTSVCALGISFSAHSALIEADLNGVFDTLEIGSGPYQTGDDIFSGFFQYNSNTPVSEYSYKDEKYDFKYYSGSYADAFTEFSFMLGGDRYHLSDYGPNSITISGYVQYAEEDGTEFHSEYYDMSFSAWLETDSGDKVKIGFQAYDGIRNTITGPLFSLPIDGNGPNSGSYMYLEGYNVDGEMTYRYGSTYNSDYFVFREVPEPATYAMLLLGGLGLVARRLKRA, via the coding sequence ATGAAATTAACTACAGTTTTTCTGACATCTGTCTGTGCTTTGGGCATTTCTTTTTCAGCGCATTCTGCTCTTATTGAAGCAGACTTAAATGGTGTCTTTGATACATTAGAGATTGGAAGCGGCCCATATCAGACTGGTGATGATATATTCTCTGGATTTTTTCAGTACAACTCAAACACACCCGTCTCTGAGTATAGCTACAAGGACGAAAAATATGATTTTAAGTATTATTCTGGCAGCTATGCTGATGCGTTTACTGAGTTTTCCTTTATGTTAGGAGGGGATCGTTATCATCTGAGTGATTATGGCCCTAATAGCATAACGATAAGTGGCTATGTTCAGTACGCGGAAGAGGATGGGACTGAGTTTCACTCCGAGTATTATGATATGTCATTTTCTGCATGGTTAGAAACAGATAGCGGCGATAAAGTAAAAATTGGCTTTCAAGCATATGATGGAATAAGGAATACTATTACCGGCCCATTGTTTTCTCTTCCAATTGATGGAAATGGCCCTAATTCAGGCAGTTATATGTATCTTGAAGGGTATAATGTGGATGGCGAGATGACTTACCGCTATGGATCAACCTATAACAGCGATTATTTTGTTTTCCGAGAGGTACCCGAGCCAGCAACATACGCGATGTTGTTGTTGGGCGGTTTGGGCCTGGTCGCGAGACGCCTGAAACGAGCCTGA
- a CDS encoding PEP-CTERM sorting domain-containing protein (PEP-CTERM proteins occur, often in large numbers, in the proteomes of bacteria that also encode an exosortase, a predicted intramembrane cysteine proteinase. The presence of a PEP-CTERM domain at a protein's C-terminus predicts cleavage within the sorting domain, followed by covalent anchoring to some some component of the (usually Gram-negative) cell surface. Many PEP-CTERM proteins exhibit an unusual sequence composition that includes large numbers of potential glycosylation sites. Expression of one such protein has been shown restore the ability of a bacterium to form floc, a type of biofilm.): MKLTTTLLSASVFASMAFQANAALVEMDFEGVFSEVESGESPYEIWGDIFNVTIQFDSRTPVSEYSTESTNHSGDVWVDYSGKYNNAITDFSFLVGGDEYHLDDAASNDVTIAGYVTYDEEGNMSGYNYYTFSFSAWLESVDGKKVKISYLGSDAYREDGSGSDVLYALPTGGYGPSSMTGIDFEGYDAGGNMTYKIKSIFSDSASYEFKKVPEPYTAAMLLMGVAGLTARRFIKA, translated from the coding sequence ATGAAGCTTACTACTACTCTCTTATCCGCATCTGTATTTGCCAGTATGGCTTTTCAAGCCAATGCGGCTTTGGTTGAAATGGACTTTGAAGGTGTTTTTAGCGAAGTGGAATCTGGCGAATCTCCTTATGAAATATGGGGCGATATTTTTAATGTAACCATTCAATTTGATTCGCGCACGCCTGTTTCGGAATACAGTACTGAGTCTACTAATCACTCTGGCGATGTGTGGGTGGATTATTCAGGGAAGTACAATAATGCAATTACAGACTTTAGCTTTTTGGTCGGCGGAGACGAGTATCATCTTGATGACGCTGCTTCCAATGATGTGACGATTGCTGGGTATGTAACTTACGACGAAGAAGGAAATATGTCTGGATACAATTATTATACATTTTCCTTTTCTGCGTGGCTGGAGTCGGTTGATGGTAAAAAAGTGAAAATAAGCTATCTGGGGTCAGATGCATATAGAGAAGATGGTTCTGGTAGCGATGTTCTCTATGCTTTGCCTACCGGCGGATATGGTCCATCCAGTATGACTGGAATTGACTTCGAAGGGTACGATGCAGGCGGAAATATGACGTACAAAATCAAGTCGATATTCTCAGATAGCGCTAGTTATGAGTTCAAGAAAGTTCCAGAGCCCTATACTGCTGCAATGTTGCTAATGGGGGTTGCAGGATTAACCGCAAGACGGTTTATAAAGGCATAG
- a CDS encoding PEP-CTERM sorting domain-containing protein (PEP-CTERM proteins occur, often in large numbers, in the proteomes of bacteria that also encode an exosortase, a predicted intramembrane cysteine proteinase. The presence of a PEP-CTERM domain at a protein's C-terminus predicts cleavage within the sorting domain, followed by covalent anchoring to some some component of the (usually Gram-negative) cell surface. Many PEP-CTERM proteins exhibit an unusual sequence composition that includes large numbers of potential glycosylation sites. Expression of one such protein has been shown restore the ability of a bacterium to form floc, a type of biofilm.) produces the protein MKLSRTLLCAAMAAGLAGQANAALIELGFEGVVDTVTNGAGSAPYSYADWVTGKIQFDSNSPDLDPVDVVEGPVVITHGLYLNALTDMKLNINGDNFAFDASKENQIEVTSDTSAALNFNFDVTAWLTAESGMSLKVSFKAPDAFRGMIDYPEYPDYILDALPESGYGGSGVWFTAEAYDDEDELLYTLFTPGFGYMNATEFKKVPEPYTAAILLMGAAGLAARRLKKV, from the coding sequence GCCCTGATTGAACTGGGCTTTGAAGGCGTTGTTGACACTGTGACGAATGGCGCTGGTAGCGCGCCATATTCTTATGCGGACTGGGTGACTGGAAAAATTCAGTTCGACTCAAACTCTCCTGACTTAGACCCCGTTGATGTAGTGGAAGGTCCTGTGGTAATCACACATGGCTTATATCTGAATGCGTTGACGGATATGAAGTTGAATATCAACGGTGATAACTTTGCGTTTGATGCTTCGAAAGAAAATCAAATCGAAGTGACAAGTGACACTAGCGCTGCGCTTAACTTTAACTTCGATGTTACAGCTTGGTTAACTGCAGAAAGCGGTATGAGTCTGAAGGTCTCCTTTAAAGCGCCGGATGCATTTAGAGGAATGATCGATTACCCGGAATACCCAGACTATATATTGGACGCCCTGCCAGAGAGTGGTTATGGCGGCTCTGGCGTATGGTTTACCGCCGAAGCATACGATGACGAAGATGAACTGCTATACACATTGTTTACTCCAGGCTTCGGCTATATGAATGCTACTGAGTTCAAAAAGGTTCCAGAGCCTTATACGGCGGCCATCTTGCTGATGGGCGCTGCTGGACTGGCGGCTCGACGCTTGAAGAAAGTCTAA